One window of the Mycobacteriales bacterium genome contains the following:
- the topA gene encoding type I DNA topoisomerase, giving the protein MASDTDDLEAGGAGSDGRRRLVIVESPAKAKTIAGYLGDGYVVESSIGHIRDLPGGASEMPAERKHLWATYGIDVDHDFEPVYVVNADKKQQVAKLKAALKTVDELYLATDEDREGEAIAWHLQEVLKPRVPVRRMVFHEITRDAIREAVANPREINRSLVDAQETRRIVDRLYGYGVSPVLWKKVMPRLSAGRVQSVATRLLVERERARIRFRSADYWDLEGTFDTGVAPAAPGDPTQFDATLVSIDGRRLATGASFDESGQLTKSDVVHLDEDAAVSLAGRLADTAFTVRSVEEKPYRRRPAAPFMTSTLQQEGSRKLRLTARLVMSLAQRLYENGYITYMRTDSTSLSQTALNAARAQARELYGADYVPEQPRTYDRKVKNAQEAHEAIRPAGESFRTPAQVRGELSNDEFRLYELIWQRTVASQMADAVGRSVTVRVGGTAAAASGAPAGEDVEFSASGTIITFPGFMRAYVEEVDDDAAGEAGDRERRLPQVAQSQSLTATAIEPKGHATSPPARYTEASLVKALEDLGIGRPSTYASILGTIQDRGYVFKRGTALVPSFTAFAVIGLLEQHFTRLVDYGFTASMEDDLDGIASGETRSAEWLTRFYFGENASATGELDPNGLKQLVTDRLGEIDAREVNSLPIGVAEDGEQVVARVGRYGPYVQKGDLRASIPDDLPPDELTVERAIALLNKTSDERLLGQHPDTHEPILVRSGRYGPYVTTQPLDGGEVKTASLFKDMDIESVTLADAVRLLSLPRVLGSDPASGEPIEALNGRYGPYVKKGSDSRSLESEAALFTVTLDDALALFAQPKLRGRRAAAPPLKELGNDPSSGKPMVVREGRFGMYVTDGETNASLRKGDTVEALTPERAAELLAERRAAAPAKKTAKRAPAKRTAAKKTAAKRTTAKKAPAKKTAKKTAQ; this is encoded by the coding sequence GTGGCGAGCGACACTGACGACCTGGAGGCCGGCGGCGCCGGCTCCGACGGCCGTCGGCGGCTGGTCATCGTCGAGTCCCCCGCGAAGGCGAAGACCATCGCGGGCTACCTCGGAGACGGCTACGTCGTCGAGTCCTCGATCGGTCACATCCGCGACCTGCCCGGTGGCGCATCGGAGATGCCCGCCGAGCGCAAGCACCTGTGGGCGACTTACGGGATCGACGTCGACCACGACTTCGAGCCGGTCTACGTCGTCAACGCCGACAAGAAGCAGCAGGTTGCGAAGCTGAAGGCGGCCCTCAAGACCGTCGACGAGCTCTACCTCGCCACAGATGAGGACCGTGAGGGCGAGGCGATCGCCTGGCATCTGCAGGAGGTCCTCAAGCCGCGGGTGCCGGTACGCCGGATGGTGTTCCACGAGATCACTCGTGACGCGATCCGCGAGGCGGTGGCGAACCCCCGAGAGATCAACCGGTCGCTGGTCGACGCGCAGGAGACCCGCCGCATCGTCGACCGCCTGTACGGCTACGGCGTCTCACCCGTGCTGTGGAAGAAGGTCATGCCGCGGCTGTCGGCCGGGCGGGTGCAGTCCGTCGCGACCCGATTGTTGGTCGAGCGGGAGCGGGCCAGGATCCGGTTCCGGTCCGCCGACTACTGGGATCTCGAAGGGACCTTCGACACCGGCGTGGCGCCGGCCGCGCCCGGCGACCCGACGCAGTTCGACGCGACGCTGGTCTCGATCGACGGGCGGCGGCTCGCGACCGGCGCCAGCTTCGACGAGTCCGGACAGCTGACCAAGTCCGACGTCGTCCACCTCGACGAGGACGCCGCGGTCTCGCTGGCCGGCCGGCTCGCCGACACCGCTTTCACCGTCCGGTCGGTGGAGGAGAAGCCGTATCGGCGGCGTCCGGCCGCCCCGTTCATGACGAGCACGCTGCAGCAGGAGGGCAGCCGCAAGCTGCGGCTCACCGCCCGGCTCGTGATGTCGCTGGCGCAGCGGCTCTACGAGAACGGCTACATCACCTACATGCGCACCGACTCGACGAGCCTGTCGCAGACGGCGCTCAACGCCGCCCGCGCCCAAGCCCGTGAGCTGTACGGCGCGGACTACGTGCCCGAGCAGCCGCGTACCTATGACCGCAAGGTGAAGAACGCGCAAGAGGCGCACGAGGCGATCCGCCCGGCGGGAGAGAGCTTCCGCACTCCCGCGCAGGTGCGCGGTGAGCTCAGCAACGACGAGTTCCGGCTCTACGAGCTGATCTGGCAGCGCACCGTTGCTTCGCAGATGGCGGACGCGGTCGGCCGCTCGGTGACGGTGCGAGTCGGCGGAACTGCCGCCGCGGCCTCCGGCGCGCCCGCCGGCGAAGACGTCGAGTTCTCCGCGAGCGGCACGATCATCACCTTCCCGGGCTTCATGCGCGCCTACGTCGAGGAGGTCGACGACGACGCCGCGGGCGAGGCCGGCGACCGGGAGCGCCGGCTGCCGCAGGTCGCGCAGTCGCAGTCACTGACCGCGACGGCGATCGAGCCCAAGGGCCACGCCACCTCACCCCCCGCGCGCTACACCGAAGCCAGCCTGGTGAAAGCGCTGGAGGACCTCGGCATCGGGCGGCCGTCGACGTACGCGTCGATCCTCGGGACGATCCAGGACCGCGGTTACGTCTTCAAGCGCGGCACCGCGCTCGTCCCCTCCTTCACCGCGTTCGCCGTGATCGGTCTGCTCGAGCAGCACTTCACGCGGCTCGTGGACTACGGCTTCACCGCCTCGATGGAGGACGACCTCGACGGCATTGCCAGCGGCGAGACCCGGTCGGCCGAGTGGCTGACGCGGTTCTACTTCGGTGAGAACGCGAGCGCCACCGGAGAGCTGGACCCGAACGGGCTCAAACAGCTGGTGACGGACCGGCTCGGCGAGATCGACGCGCGGGAGGTCAACTCGCTGCCGATCGGCGTGGCGGAAGACGGTGAGCAGGTGGTTGCCCGCGTCGGCCGCTACGGGCCGTACGTGCAGAAGGGTGACCTGCGAGCGAGCATCCCCGACGACCTGCCGCCCGACGAGCTGACCGTCGAGCGCGCGATCGCACTGCTCAACAAGACCAGCGACGAGCGGTTGCTCGGCCAGCATCCGGACACCCACGAGCCGATCCTGGTCCGCAGCGGCCGCTACGGCCCGTACGTCACGACGCAGCCGCTCGACGGCGGCGAGGTCAAGACCGCGTCGCTGTTCAAGGACATGGACATCGAGTCCGTGACGCTCGCCGACGCGGTGCGCCTGCTCTCGCTCCCACGCGTGCTCGGCAGCGACCCGGCGTCGGGCGAGCCGATCGAGGCACTCAACGGTCGCTACGGGCCGTATGTGAAGAAGGGCTCCGACTCTCGCTCGCTCGAGTCCGAGGCGGCGTTGTTCACCGTCACCCTCGATGACGCGCTGGCGCTGTTCGCCCAGCCGAAGCTGCGCGGCCGTCGGGCCGCCGCGCCGCCGCTCAAAGAGCTCGGCAACGACCCGTCGAGCGGCAAACCGATGGTCGTGCGCGAAGGCCGGTTCGGGATGTACGTCACCGACGGGGAGACCAACGCCTCGCTGCGCAAGGGTGACACGGTCGAGGCGCTCACCCCCGAGCGGGCTGCCGAGCTGCTCGCCGAGCGGCGCGCCGCTGCGCCGGCGAAGAAGACCGCCAAGCGTGCCCCCGCAAAGCGGACGGCCGCCAAGAAGACGGCCGCCAAGCGAACCACGGCCAAGAAGGCACCCGCGAAGAAGACGGCGAAGAAAACGGCGCAGTAA